In Zygosaccharomyces rouxii strain CBS732 chromosome F complete sequence, a single window of DNA contains:
- the FRD1 gene encoding fumarate reductase (similar to uniprot|P32614 Saccharomyces cerevisiae YEL047C Fumurate ReDuctase Soluble), with the protein MFSIRKRQTVVWVLLFSLVIYWKHLLMATTRPVVIVGTGLAGLSAGNQLVKHKIPVILLDKASSIGGNSIKASSGINGAWTETQKRLNVQDSPELFLQDTIRSAKGKGVEPLMEKLTTDAASAIHWLQDEFKLKLDLLMQIGGQSAPRTHRSSGKLPPGFEIIQSMSKALQAQAEKDPSLVKILLESKVVDVSVDGRGKISGVAYEDSKGNTQKIETDNVIFCSGGFSRSKEMLEEYVPQYTKIPTTNGEATTGDGQRILSKLGADLIDMDQVQLHPTGFIDPNNRDSAWKFLAAEGLRGLGGILINPATGRRFVDELQTRDYVTNVIRSECPKDDNKAYLVMSEATYQEFKNNMDFYMSKNLLRKVTIEQLVKENNLPVTVAEFVQELKEYSTAKQDKFGRSLVINTFGDQVNPSTEVYLGEVTPVVHFTMGGAKINQQAQVVGKDNKPLAQGLYAAGEVSGGVHGGNRLGGSSLLECVVYGRAAAKDIAGK; encoded by the coding sequence ATGTTTAGCATCCGTAAGAGACAAACCGTTGTCTGGGTACTATTATTCTCCCTAGTGATATATTGGAAACATCTCTTAATGGCTACTACAAGACCTGTTGTTATTGTCGGTACTGGTTTGGCAGGATTGTCAGCCGGTAATCAGTTGGTAAAGCACAAGATACCCGTAATTCTTCTCGACAAGGCATCCTCCATCGGTGGTAATTCTATCAAGGCATCTAGTGGTATTAATGGTGCTTGGACAGAAACTCAAAAGAGGTTAAATGTACAAGACAGTCCTGAGCTTTTCCTACAAGATACCATTAGATCAGCTAAGGGGAAAGGTGTTGAACCCttgatggaaaaattgacaaCAGACGCTGCATCTGCTATCCACTGGTTACAGGATGAATTTAAGCTCAAATTAGATCTGTTGATGCAAATTGGTGGTCAATCAGCCCCTAGAACCCATCGTTCATCGGGTAAATTGCCCCCAGGTTTTGAAATAATCCAGTCTATGTCAAAGGCTCTGCAAGCACAGGCTGAAAAGGACCCAAGTCTAGTCAAGATTTTACTAGAGTCGAAAGTTGTTGATGTTTCAGTCGATGGTCGTGGTAAAATCTCTGGCGTCGCTTATGAGGACTCTAAAGGCAATActcaaaagattgaaaCAGACAACGTTATCTTCTGTTCTGGGGGATTTTCACGCTCTAAGGAGATGCTAGAGGAATACGTTCCTCAATATACAAAGATTCCCACCACTAATGGTGAAGCAACCACCGGTGATGGTCAGAGAATATTGTCTAAATTGGGAGCTGATCTCATTGATATGGATCAAGTTCAATTGCACCCAACTGGTTTCATTGATCCTAACAACCGCGATAGTGCctggaaatttttggcTGCTGAAGGTCTCAGAGGGCTTGGTGGTATCCTAATCAACCCTGCTACAGGTAGAAGATTTGTAGATGAATTACAGACAAGAGACTATGTTACTAATGTCATCAGAAGCGAATGTCCTAAGGATGACAACAAGGCCTATTTGGTAATGAGTGAAGCTACCTACCAAGAGTTTAAGAACAACATGGATTTCTACATGTCAAAGAACTTGTTAAGAAAAGTTActattgaacaattggtCAAGGAGAACAATTTACCCGTTACTGTAGCTGAATTCGTTCAAGAGTTAAAAGAATACTCTACTGCCAAGCAAGATAAATTCGGTCGTAGCTTGGTAATTAACACTTTTGGTGATCAAGTGAACCCATCTACTGAAGTATACCTTGGTGAAGTTACGCCAGTGGTGCATTTCACCATGGGAGGTGCCAAGATCAACCAACAAGCCCAAGTTGTGGGTAAGGACAATAAGCCTCTCGCTCAAGGTCTTTACGCAGCAGGTGAAGTTTCTGGAGGTGTTCACGGTGGTAATAGACTGGGTGGTTCGAGTTTATTGGAATGTGTAGTATACGGTAGGGCTGCTGCAAAGGATATTGCAGGCAAATAA
- the TCA17 gene encoding Tca17p (similar to uniprot|P32613 Saccharomyces cerevisiae YEL048C Hypothetical ORF), which translates to MEKESEPLEGESVGSEPTVALKPCFISLIDEFDKPLLVYAPGQDEKEVNEVLKYNVFSNISLDYFDSPLFDWVSLESQPTVKLFFQLEGVAVFGMLIKPTGLKIIIGFPQESYNSEVHEQQIREIFQKVHKIYLKVKLNPFINLSSGSSTSREEIIQKLEAKFNVEF; encoded by the coding sequence atGGAGAAAGAAAGTGAACCATTGGAAGGAGAATCTGTCGGCAGTGAACCTACGGTGGCCTTGAAACCATGCTTTATATCACTTatagatgaatttgataaacCGTTGTTGGTCTATGCACCTGGTCAAGATGAGAAAGAGGTGAATGAAGTACTTAAATACAACGTGTTTTCGAATATTTCCTTGGACTACTTCGACAGCCCATTGTTCGACTGGGTCTCATTAGAATCACAACCTACTGTtaaattattttttcagttGGAAGGTGTAGCTGTGTTTGGTATGTTGATAAAGCCTACCGGACTCAAGATAATCATTGGATTTCCTCAAGAAAGTTATAATAGTGAAGTTCATGAACAACAGATCcgtgaaattttccaaaaggtGCACAAAATTTATCTGAAAGTTAAATTAAATCCATTTATTAATCTATCTAGTGGTAGTAGCACTAGTCGTGAAGAAATAATTCAAAAACTAGAAGCTAAATTTAATGTCGAATTTTAA
- a CDS encoding lipase ROG1 family protein (weakly similar to uniprot|O00022 Saccharomyces cerevisiae YOR059C) has translation MTQYHLVVLVHGLWGNTSHFDYIVDVLQEHADRHWCDEKNQLLVYTTTLNEGFRTYDGIDVCGFRVAEEIAHKIDSFEGSSRISKFSLVGYSLGGLIARYALGLLYKRGFFEKRGIQLINFTTFCTPHVGVLAPGKNFAVNVFNGVVPWLLGNSGRQIFLKDSVRNHGLKAKDEPLIYLMSHEDSVFFKGLQSFKNKTLYANVINDKRTAWWTAGISLNDPFFDINEFNGANVFRYIPGYETVIVDRDQPIVISKIQSPNNGDDEMVKSSGSDSNEDEQLQDFFFLNYWFAKLCRWIVVICNLCIIAPLILVWKIAQSSMEMTISAVRVTRFLNNYSTQLLQDFFAISNPVPLSPREDAIETPRNDFDDTDDVDAGDVSHRDNNLINIRPSLSGSSSLRSIQTQNPNNYNMLGESLNDQADHLMESIYDAIERKNIHAGFLQESPLGEGVSRSNDNSLVVSIRELEDQTIEQLNSRHGPDMGELIDNLHLDISPRQVDIIKSLNKIHWCKYPVYIRKTPCTHACAVVRQQEPLFDEGKIVVKHWIEKGFQIA, from the coding sequence ATGACACAATATCATTTGGTAGTGCTAGTACATGGATTGTGGGGTAATACATCTCATTTTGACTATATAGTTGATGTACTTCAAGAACATGCTGATAGACACTGGTGTGATGAGAAGAATCAACTGTTAGTGTACACAACGACGCTAAACGAAGGGTTTCGTACTTATGACGGTATTGACGTTTGTGGATTTCGAGTGGCAGAAGAGATCGCACATAAGATTGACAGTTTTGAAGGGTCCTCACGGATTAGTAAGTTCTCACTAGTCGGGTATTCATTAGGCGGGCTCATTGCTCGTTATGCACTCGGTCTTCTCTACAAGAGAGGATTCTTCGAGAAAAGAGGTATTCAACTGATCAATTTTACTACGTTTTGTACACCTCATGTTGGTGTATTGGCACCTGGTAAAAACTTTGCAGTTAATGTGTTTAATGGAGTGGTTCCCTGGCTCCTTGGCAATAGTGGTAGACagatttttttgaaagatagTGTTCGTAACCATGGATTGAAAGCTAAAGATGAACCACTAATCTATTTGATGAGTCATGAGGATTCCGTATTCTTCAAAGGGTTacaaagtttcaaaaacaaaacTTTGTATGCCAATGTCATTAATGATAAAAGGACCGCCTGGTGGACTGCTGGCATTTCACTAAACGATCCATTTTTCGAtatcaatgaattcaatGGTGCTAATGTGTTCCGTTACATTCCGGGTTATGAAACCGTTATAGTTGATAGAGATCAACCAATTGttatttcaaagatacAATCTCCtaataatggtgatgatgaaatggtGAAAAGCAGTGGCTCTGACAGCAATGAGGACGAACAACTTCAggattttttctttttgaattATTGGTTCGCTAAATTGTGTAGATGGATCGTTGTCATCTGCAATCTGTGTATTATAGCTCCGTTGATATTAGTTTGGAAAATTGCACAATCGAGTATGGAGATGACAATATCTGCAGTCAGAGTCACTAGATTTCTTAACAATTATTCCACACAGTTGTTGCAAGATTTTTTTgccatttcaaatcctGTACCATTATCCCCCAGGGAGGATGCCATTGAAACTCCCAGAAACGATTTCGATGATACAGATGATGTTGATGCTGGTGATGTCAGTCATCGTGATAATAATTTAATCAACATTCGACCAAGTTTGAGtggttcttcatctttgagATCAATTCAAACTCAGAACCCAAACAATTATAACATGTTGGGAGAGTCCCTAAACGATCAAGCAGATCATTTGATGGAAAGTATTTATGATGCCATTGAGAGGAAAAACATCCATGCAGGTTTCTTGCAAGAATCACCACTGGGTGAGGGTGTTAGTAGATCGAATGATAACTCATTGGTGGTCAGTAtaagagaattggaagatcaAACCATAGAACAGTTGAATTCGAGGCATGGTCCTGATATGGGAGAATTAATCGACAATTTGCATCTTGACATTTCACCAAGACAAGTGGATATTattaaatctttgaataaAATCCACTGGTGCAAGTATCCAGTTTACATCCGTAAAACACCATGTACACACGCCTGTGCCGTTGTGCGTCAGCAGGAGCCTCTCTTCGACGAAGGTAAAATTGTCGTCAAACATTGGATAGAAAAAGGTTTCCAAATCGCATAG